Below is a genomic region from Enoplosus armatus isolate fEnoArm2 chromosome 10, fEnoArm2.hap1, whole genome shotgun sequence.
CACCtgtaacatttttattgtttaagggaagaaaaacatctgtgtggAGATAAGTCACCATGGAAGtcacattaaagctgcaataactgattgttttgattttggcaGTTTCACACatccaacagaaacacagcaacatttgCATTAGTGTGGTAAATGTAAGTTCAAcgttcactcttcttttagctaaCTTCTTCTGTCTGCTACTGTACAGATGATAGGTAGCTAATGTTGACGAGAGCAGTGATACTGAACCGTACAGAAAATGTGTGGGCTCTAAACtaaaacaattagctaaaaTAGGCTAGAATGCTCTTCACTGCTAGCCTTTTGGATTATATTTTTCACAGGTTTATCtttgcacacatgcatccatTTCATATTACATTACATGACTGATTTAAACAGGAAAGAATAATTCAAATGCAGGTTTAACAGACAACATAGCTGTTGACCATGATGAGTGAGTgtcaataaatacattaattaattaaataaattaagGTGAATATTTTAGcagatttcttcttttgtctgtttttctttctcttctttctgtttttttgcattcaCACATGGAAAGCATTTGAgccatttcatttaattacattttttattgcaGCATTTTGATGAAACAGTACATTTTGGGTTAACACAATTAAAAACCTGAGATGTAATTATATGtaagaaatgcaacaaaaatcTATTAACGGCTTTGATAGCAAgtgagcaaaaacaaatgaaagcacaTAAACTATGATCATCTAGTCGTTGTAAAGTTCAGATTAAATGTTCAACGTGACGATTAACTTGAGAGTACACACTGTTGTCAGCaaactctctcttctttcttcctcttgtgttttttttctcagagaaACTCAGTGCAGCGTAGTCCATGTTGTCGTCAGCTTCAGTCTGTGCAGAAAgtaaagaatcagaatcagaatcagaaatacttaattgtaCAGtgccggtgctcccattcaagagtagaaagtagcataaatttagaactaaaagtatgtacaaaatataaaaataagaaatagaaaataaaaatatacacatttacaatatttaagtgaaaaataaaagtaaaaaatatacacattaacaatgtatatgtatgtatatatatatatatatatatatatatataagtattgtactgttgtgtatatataaatatgtgtaaatatatatttagtaatataaatatatagtgCCATTACAAAGTATTTTAATGAATAGCAATAAGATTAATTTGGTATTATCACTTACAATATCATGTACTGGTTGGCACAAGTTGTCATGTCGTGCTTCTGAAATAGCACTTTCCTTTCCTAAAGATGAATGACATCatgataataaatgtataataGATAAATGCACTTAATCTGACTTTTCAGGAATTGTaaatttataaaataaaaatcctaaGGGTTGATATTTTCTTAAACTATTCAGATAAAATATAGACTGAGATTAAAGAGGTACACAAAGGACTAAGAAGCACTAgggaaactttttttctttagaaaGTATGTTGCTGCTATTGTTTATCAGCTCATTAAGAATATGCATGACTCCTGATACTCCTTTTGCCCTGGAGCCTGCATTGTAAAGGTTTGTCTGATTTTGTATATAAAAAGGCTTAATATACTTCAATCTTATATGTTAATGTAACAGcagataataattaataatacaaataaacgTTTCCTTGTTCACAACACTTACCTTTATATTGTTCATGTACTTCTCGGTTGCAGATGAGGACAACATTTCCAACAACAGAAATGACCAAGCAGACGGTTAATACCCCAATTGCAATAAATactgaatgtgttgtttgaTCTAGAAAACAAAGAGACTCATCAATCATCATGTTATCAACATATTTTGAGAACCGCTTCCCTTACTGAACACCAAGTCATACCAATTTCTATTTGAGTTCCATTTCCAAATAATATCTCTCCACATGCAGCCACAGCACAGTGGTAAGTCCCAGCATCAGAGGAGCTGACGTTCTTAGAGAAGCGATAAACACAACTTTTCTGAGAGGCAGATCTCTTGTCACATTCATCATGTCTATTTCCATCAGTGTAGATGATGTCTGGATGAGATTTATCTGACCCAGCTCTGAGCCAGAACACACTGTGATCTCCTGGACACATTTTGCTCTCAGAGTCAGAGAAGACTGAACACTGGAGAGTCACAGAGTCTCCTGGACGGACTGGATCAGATACTGTTGGCCACTGAACCACAGTGTAGTTTGACGTCCATCCTGTGTAATACAAAACTGTGTTAAAAGGATGGGATTTCCAAGCACATTTTGAAAGGTTAAGAAGCACTGAGGTACAGTGTATCTCAAATATAGATTTAACATGCTTactgacattttaacattttgtaaaagtaGATCACACTGTTACCTTTTACTAACAAATATGTCCCACTCCATTCAGAACTGATCCACTCCCTTATTGCACAATGATACATTCCCTCATCTTCTTGGATTGTCTGCAGAATGGTCAGGTTGCAAAAATTGTTATCACTGTTTATCTTCAATCTTGATTTAGAAAACTCTGGTTCATACTTCGGTAGCACAGATTGCCACATTGACAAAATTAATTTCATCGTATCCCCGGCACTTTGCTTGTACCAGTAGAGTTGTCTACTGCTTAACTCTTCAGGCAGAGCACATGTGAAGGTAGCAGGTTCACCAAGTTCAACTACGGTCACTGGAACCAGTGTATCTGGATGAAATGGAgacatacaatatataaaataacaattattgCATGATGTGGAAAAGTTATGATGCAAAATTATCCAGTTGGCGTGCAAAttcttaaatgaaataaataaaatagcacTTACATCCTCGATGAAGAACAAGCAGTGTAACCCATAACAGGATCATCTTGACATTGTCTCTTGTTAGGAAATGCATAGGTTTTTCAGTGAGTGAAGGAGGTGACATGGTCCTGATTGGTCACACCATCAAATGCATGTGATTGGTTATCACAGAATATACAAACTGTATTTCCTGTCACATTGGTCTCATCTTGGTCTTTGTGAAGCGTTTTGCCTCTCTTTCATCCTTTGTAGCCAATATCGACTGCTCACTTTACGCTTTTgaacacacttttctttctctgaggTGTTTCACAAAACCCTCCTCACCAGACAAATTaagaataaaagcagaaagGTACACACATtggaacaagactaagagtatacagccatgctagcggcactATAAGGCTGTACACTGAGTGAAAAGCTAACATCAGCAGtttaacatactcacaatgacaatgctaacatgctgatatcgcaggtataatgtttgtaccatgttcaccatcttagtttagcatgtcagcatgccaacatttgttAATAAGCCAAAAACCAGTACTCAGTACTCGTGGGTCTGAATGTCAACATGTCTGTGtacaagatggcgccgcggatggctgcct
It encodes:
- the LOC139290955 gene encoding signal-regulatory protein beta-2-like produces the protein MILLWVTLLVLHRGYTLVPVTVVELGEPATFTCALPEELSSRQLYWYKQSAGDTMKLILSMWQSVLPKYEPEFSKSRLKINSDNNFCNLTILQTIQEDEGMYHCAIREWISSEWSGTYLLVKGNRWTSNYTVVQWPTVSDPVRPGDSVTLQCSVFSDSESKMCPGDHSVFWLRAGSDKSHPDIIYTDGNRHDECDKRSASQKSCVYRFSKNVSSSDAGTYHCAVAACGEILFGNGTQIEIDQTTHSVFIAIGVLTVCLVISVVGNVVLICNREVHEQYKGKESAISEARHDNLCQPVHDITEADDNMDYAALSFSEKKNTRGRKKREFADNSVYSQVNRHVEHLI